ATACCAGTGAGGCCGGAAGAAAAGTAACCAGGAACTTTTTACTGGCCTTTGAGAGAGGCCTTGGCCGGGGGGAAAACCCGATTTTTCCCAACATAATTTTTCGCTTAAAGAAAGGCATAAACTTTGAGCCAGGGGATCCAAATTACGACCTTTTCCAGCTGGCCTTACGGGTGGCGGCCAAAAGGCTTAATCCTACATTTAGTTTTATGGATAGTAGTTTTAATCAGCAGTATGGAGATCAGGTAAGCTACATGGGCTGTCGTACCAGAGTAATGGCTAACCGGCGTGGCCCCGAGGTCACCGAACGGCGCGGAAATATTGCAGCGGTAACTTTAAACCTTCCGCGGCTTGCTTTTAAAGCTAAAGGCAACCTAGAAGCTTTTTGGCAGGAACTTTTCTGGTTAATGGAGATGGGGAAACGGCAGCTTCTCCACCGACTTGAAGTCCTTAAAGGTTTAAAAGTAAAAGACTTACCGTTTATAATGGGACAAAAAATTTATTTAGGCTCGGAAAATTTAGGTCCTGAAGATTCAATTTTGCCGGCTTTAGTGCAGGGGACGTTTTCCATTGGCTTTATTGGCCTTGCCGAAACTTTGATTTTACTTACAGGAAAACACCACGGGGAAAGTCCCCAAGCCCAGGAACTTGGTCTTAAAATAGTAAAAACCATGCGCGAAAAAGTTGATGAGTTTTCCGAGGAAACAGACCTTAATTTTGCTTTATTGGCTACCCCGGCGGAAGGATTAGCAGGACGATTTACTGCTTTGGACCGAAAAGAATTTGGGAATATTCCTGGGGTTACCGATAAAGTTTACTATACCAACTCTTTTCACGTACCCGTATCTTATCCCATAGAAAGCTTTCGGAAAATTGAAATTGAAGGGCCCTACCATAAATATTGTAACGGCGGCCATATAAGTTATGTGGAATTTTCGGCTCCTCCACTTAATAACCTGGAAGCCTTGGAAGCTGTAATAAAACATATGGCGAAGAACGATATGGGTTATGCCGGTATTAATTATCCTCTTGATTTTTGCGAAAGCTGTGGATTCCTTGGGGTAATTGCTGAAACTTGTCCAGCTTGCGGTGGGGAACAAATTCGGCGGGTGAGGAGAATTACCGGTTATTTAAGCACCGTTGATCGCTTTAACGACGCCAAACTTGCCGAGCTTTATGACCGCAGACCTCACGGGGTGGGCTAATGGCTAAACTAAGGATAGCTGGTATTACCCGGGAAAGTGTAACCGATGGTCCGGGGATACGCTTGGTTGTTTATACTCAGGGATGTCCCCACCGGTGTGAAGGGTGTCATAATCCGGAAACCTGGGATGTTTCAGGCGGTTATGAAATCGATAGTGAGAAGATTTTAGAACTTATTGCCAATAACCCTCTGCTTGCCGGCTTAACCGTTTCCGGAGGAGAGCCATTTTTACAGGAAAAGAATTTACTGGAACTTGTACTTAAAGTGGCTGATCTTGGGAGAAATACGGTAATTTATACTGGTTATACCTTTGAAGAGTTAATGAAAATTAGCGAAAAAAAGCCGGAGGTTTTAGAAATTTTGCAAACAGCTGATTATTTAGTTGATGGAAGGTTTCTTCAAGACTTAAAAAACCTTAAACTTCCTTTCAGGGGTTCTTCTAACCAGCGGTTTATTGATTTAAAGAAAACCTTTAGCCAAAAACAAATAGTTGAGTGCCAGTGGGAGTAAATTCTTTGCGATTTACTCCTTTTTTTCTTTACACACCCAAAATTAGGGAGTAAGATAGAAAAAAAAGAAGGTTGGGGGATATAATTATGGAGATTACCTTTTATGGTGCTGCTGATACCGTTACCGGTTCTTGTTATCTTCTTTCCTTTGAAGGGCGAAAGTTTTTGGTGGATTGTGGACTTTTTCAGGGTTCTAAAGCGATAAAAGAAAGAAATTATGGCGACTTTCCTTTTAACCCGTCGGAAATAGAATTTCTTTTGCTTACCCATGCTCATATTGACCATGCAGGGCTAATTCCAAAACTTGTAAAACAAGGCTTTAAGGGGTCTATTTACGCTACTGAACCAACTGTAGAGCTGGCAGCAGTAATGCTACCCGATAGTGGCCACGTTCAGGAAATTGAAGTGGAAAGAAAAAATAGAAAGCTAAGACGGGCAGGAAAGCCGGAGATTGAGCCAATATATACCGCCCAGGACGCGTTTTTGGCATTACCTTACTTTAAAAAGGTTGAAATTGAAAAACCCTTTTCACCCCTTCCAGGTTTAGAAGTGACTTTTTTTGATGCAGGCCATATCCTGGGTTCGGCAATGATTAAACTAACTTTTAACGATGCGGGAATTACGCGGGAAGTAGTTTTTTCAGGGGATTTAGGCCGCAATGGTAGACCTTTTATGAAGGAACCGGAAACTATTTCCCACGCGGATCTTCTTTTGCTGGAAAGTACTTATGGAAACCGGGTGCGCCCAGAGGAAGGGGATTTAAGGGGTCTTTTAAAAGTCATAATTGAGAAAGTTTACAGGAGAAATGGTAATTTGGTTATCCCGGCCTTTGCTATGGAACGCACTCAGGATATTATTTATATTTTAAACGACCTGGTGGAAAATAAAGAAATACCGCCAGTAGACGTTTATATTGATAGCCCCTTAGCGGTGGAAATAACTAAACTTTTTAAAAAATATCCAATGCTTTTTAATGGAGAATATCAGGAAAAACTTCGCCATGGAGATGACCCCCTAACTTTTCCCCGGCTGTATTTTTCTATAACTCAGGAAGATTCGGTAAAACTAAATAATATAAATCGGGCGGTGATTATTTCGGCTTCGGGTATGGCGGATGCTGGAAGAGTTCGCCACCATTTAAAACATAATTTATGGCGGAAAGAATCGGCAGTTTTACTGGTAGGATATCAGGCGCAAGATACTTTGGGCCGGAAGTTGTTAGATGGGGTAAAACAGGTTAAAATTATGGGTGAAGAGATAGCGGTAAAAGCGGAAATATACCATTATGATGGTTTATCAGCCCACGCTGATCAAGAAGAACTTTTAGAGTTTGTTGGAAAGTTTAGACAAAAACCCTCATTAATTTATCTAGTGCATGGTGAAGAAGAGTCAAGGCTGGTTTTAAAAAAGTTAATTGAAGAAAAATATCAAGTACCATGCTATCTTCCCCACTACCAGGAAACAATTCCTTTGTTTAGAGATTTAACTGGAGATCCGGAGAAAATGTTAATAGATAAAGGAATTAATTTATTAAAAACCAAAAAACTAAGTGCAAATGCTAAAGCTTTACTGGAAAAATTAATTGGGGAGTTAGAAAATTAATGGAGTATATTCTAGAGGAAAAAAAGAGAATACAGCTTTTTTTCTTTAAGAAGTTTCGGGATTTTGGTGTAGATGCCTTTTTTACTACTAGAATAGGTGGCTTTAGTACCGGCCCTTATACCAGCTTAAACTTGGCTCTGCATGTAGGAGATAGCCGTGATCTTGTAATTAAAAACCGGGAACTTTTAACAAGTATTTGGGATTTAGAAATTAATAGTTTTATAGTGGCCGAACAAGTGCATGGGAACAATATTGCCTTGGTGGATTATTCCGATGGAGGCCGGGGCATGAAAGATTTGTCTTCTGCTCTTAAAAAGACCGATGGTTTAATTACCCGGGAGAAAAACCTTGGCCTGTTGACTTTTTATGCTGACTGTGTGCCATTATATTTTTTGTCACCAACCCCCTTTATTATTGGGGTAGCCCATGCCGGCTGGCGGGGTACTCTTCAGGAAATTGGGGGTAAGATGGTTACAAATTTTGTTGCATTGGGGGCAAAGCTAGAAAATATTCTTTGCGGTATTGGTCCGGCTATTGGCCCTTGCTGTTACGAAGTTGGCGATGATGTAGCCCAAAGCTTTTCTAACCGGGGATTTAAAAACGGGGTGATCAGGAAGGATGGAAAAAACTTTTTAAATCTTTGGGAGATAAATTCCGAAATATTAATTAAAACTGGAATTCGGCCGCAAAACATTGAGCTTATTAACCTTTGTACTTCCTGCAATAAAGACCTCTTTTTTTCTTATCGCCGGGATTTTGGGGTAACTGGCCGGATGGCTGCTGGGATCATAAAAAAGGAGGTATTAGATGAAAATTTTAGTAGTGGATGATGAAACACCTATTGTGGAATTAATAAAATTTAATTTGGAGCGGGAAGGTTATAAAGTTTTAGAAGCCTACGATGGTATACGGGCCCTAGAAATTATCAAAAAGGAGTTACCGGATTTAATTATTCTCGATATTATGCTTCCGGGAATGAGTGGGCTTGAAGTGTGTAAAAATATCCGGAATAACGAAAAAACTGCTGAGATACCTATAATTATGCTAAGTGCTCGGGGGGAGGAAGTAGATAAAATTTTAGGCCTAGAACTTGGTGCCGACGATTATATGGTTAAACCCTTTTCCCCCCGGGAGCTGGTGGCCAGGGTAAAAGCAAGACTTCGAAGATTGGAAGGACGGGAAGGCAAAAAAGAAGGTGTTATTAAAATAAAGGATATTGTCATTGATCAGGAAAAATTTGCTGTCTATGTTAAAGGACAAAAAATGGATTTTACTCCCAAAGAATTTGAACTTTTAAAGCTCTTAGCCAGTAACCCTGGCAAAGTATTTACCCGGGAGTATCTTCTAGAAAAAATCTGGGGATACGAGTTTTTAGGGGATACCCGTACAGTAGATGTCCATATCCGGCATATCCGGCAGAAGATCGAAGACAACCCCGCAGAACCGGTATATATTGAAACGGTCCGGGGAGTTGGCTATCGCTTTGGTGAGGAAAAGAAATGAGGATGAAGCTAGGGCTATTATTACTTTTTTTCTTTAATTGGGTGGTATTTTTCCTTACAAAAGAAGGAGTAATAACTTTACTGGATGGGCTACTGGTCTTAGCTATTGGTTATGCTATCTTTAGTGCTTTTATTAATAAGATTAACAAAAAACTTGAGCTATTAAATAAATTTACAGCCTCTTGGCGGGAAGGAAAGTATTCGAAAATCAGCTATTACAATGACCATGAAATTGGCAAAATCGTCGACAATTTAAATTATTTATTAGAACAACTGGAGAACTGTAAAAAAACAGTAAAAGAAGAGGAAAATAGGCTTCGGGCTATTTTAGCGGGGATAAATGCTGGAGTAATGGTTTTAGATCGGGAAGGCAGGGTAATTCTCGTTAATAAAGGTTTAGAGAAACTCTTTGGCAAGTTAAACTTTACCGGTGAACCTAAACCATTATTAGAAGTAATCCGCAATTATGAACTAGAAAAATTTTTAGCCGAATCCCTTGCTAATTTAAAAGAGATGTCCCGGGAGATTGAATTTCTATTGCCCAACTCCAAAACCATTTTAATCCATGCAACTCCTTTAAAAGATGAGCAAGACCAAAAGGTTGGTCTGGTAGTGGTCTTTGATGACATAACAGAAGAGCGGAAACTGGAGAAGATGCGCAGTGAGTTTATCGCTAATGTTTCTCATGAACTTAGAACCCCTTTAACTTCTATAAAAGGTTTTTTGGAGACTCTTTTAGATGGAGCTTTAGAAGATAAAACTATTGCCAAGCATTTTTTACAAATAATGAACAGTGAAACCGAAAGACTGACCCGCTTAATTGATGATTTATTAAGCTTATCCAAAATAGAAGCCAAAAAAGTTGATTTTGCTCCAAAACCATTAAATATTAATGATTTGGTGCAGAAAATGAAACTTTTATTTAAAAGTCGCTTAGAAGAAAAGGGACTTAGTTTTGTTTCCACTGTTCCCGATGATTTACCTCCGGTTTTAGCCGATGGAGATATGATAAGTCAGGTTTTAATTAATCTTTTAGATAATGCCATAAAGTATACTCCTACCGGGGGGAAAATTGAGCTTTTGGCTAAAGTAAAGGAACCCTTTGTAGAAATTGCGGTTAAGGATACAGGAATTGGGATTCCTGAAGAGAGCCAAAAGCGCATCTTTGAACGATTTTATCGGGTTGATAAAGCCCGTTCCCGGGAACTGGGGGGCACGGGATTGGGCCTGGCCATTGTCAAGCATATCATTGACCTTCATAACGGAAAGGTTTGGGTGGAGAGCAAAGTGGGAGAGGGGAGCACCTTTGGTTTTAGTTTACCGATAACCCAGCAAAAGGAGGATTAGCGATGACAGTTCGTCAAAATTTTGATAAAGCGCTAAACGAGTTAGAACAAGAAATTTTACGGATGGGAAGTATGGTAGAGCGAGCGATTTATGATGCGGTGGATTCTTTAGCTAAACAGGATGTTAATTTAGCCCAAAAGATTATTATCGGAGATCAAGAAATTAATCAGTTAGAAACAGAAATTGAAGACCGCCTGGTTACACTAATTGCCACCCAGCAGCCAATTGCCCGGGATTTACGGCGAATTATTACCGGGATTAAAATTATAACCAATCTAGAACGGATGGGAGACCATGCGGTGGATATTGCCCGGGTTACTAAAAGGTTAGCTGGGCAACCATTAATAAAGCCTTTGGTTGATATTCCGCGAATGGCGAAAATATCCCAACAAATGGTTAAAGACGGTTTAGATGCCTATGTCCGTTCTGATGTGGAGAAAGCCAAATATATGTGTTCTTTAGATGATGAGGTAGATCACCTTTACTCGCAGGTGTTTAGGGAGTTATTAACCTACATGATGGAGGACCCAAAAACTATCGCTCAGGCTACATCGCTTTTATTTGTAGCTCGTTTTTTGGAAAGGATTGCGGATTATGCCACCAATATTGGCGAAGCGGTAATTTACTTAGTTACCGGTGAACGCTATGATTTAAACCTGTAAACGGGGGAAAAAATGCCAACGAGAAAAGTGGTAGCATTTAAGAGGAAAAAGAAATCCTATAAAGCTGTCTTTTTTTACAGCTTGCTTGGGGTTCTTATCTTTTTTATTTTTTTAAACTTTGGGAAAAACCTTTTGGTACAGTACTTAAACCCAGTTGGTTATCTTGAATGGCAGGTAATAGAAGAAGGGATAAAGGGAGAAGGCTATCTTTTTAAAAAAGAAGTGCTGGTTTATGCCCAGGCTTCGGGGATAATTAAGACTAAAAAAACCTGGAGTAAAGTTCGAAAAGGGGATATTGTACTGGAGATAGAGGATACTTCCAATCACGCTTTAACTAAAATGAAAGCCCCAATGAATGGTATATTTGTACCCGTAACTGATGGGTTGGAATTTATAGGTCCTGATAATCTGGAAAATATTAACCCAGAAAAAATTTTCCAGCTTTATAAACCTACGGTTCTGGGAAATGAGGTGGTAGAAGGGCAACCGGTGGGGAAGATTATTGATAACTTAGATACTGTGATTTTAGCTCTACCGGGGGTAGAAAAAAAAGGGTTATTTAGGGAAGGCCAGGATTATCAAATTAAAATTAATGATGATCTTGAGGTAAAAGCGGAGTTTTTAAGGTTTTCTTCGGGGAATGCTTTGTTTTCCCTTCCCTTTTATCCCGATGAACTGTTGAAATTAAGAAAAGTAAAGGTATTTGTGAATACCTCTGAAAAGGGTGGTTTTTTGGTTCCCAAATCGGCTTTAAGGTCGATTGCCAATAAAACTTATCTTTATACCTTAAAAAATGAAGAAGTAGTGCTTACTCCGGTAAAAATTATCAAGAACTTTGAAAATAATGTTTTGGTAGAAGGAGAAAAGGAAAGTAAGGACGAATTATTAGGAAAGAAATATCTTATCCGTCCTTTTCTTGTCCGACCGGGGGACAAGATTTATATTAACACATAAAAAGGGTGGAGGAAAAGCCATGGATATTTCCCAAAAGCTTCAGGAAATAAAACAGGAAATTGCCAGGATTACCGCAATGAAACCTGGTAACAGAGTAAAAATTCTAGGGGTTACAAAAACTGTCGATGT
The sequence above is a segment of the Carboxydothermus pertinax genome. Coding sequences within it:
- the nrdD gene encoding anaerobic ribonucleoside-triphosphate reductase, yielding MMFTEIVKRDGRIVPFDSNKITEAIFKAAQAVGGEDRETALKLTLQVLGYLKGKFNGNLFNVEDVQDAVEKILIENGHAKTAKAYILYRAKRTAIREGKSELMDTVADILVETSRENANIGHSPAAKMYQIASAASKQYYLSRLIPEELAVLHKRGDYHIHDLDYYAKTINCLQHPLKEILEKGFNNGHGYIRPPKRPGSAAALAAIVLQSAQNDMYGGQSFPFFDRDMAAFMGDAPEDEIYQAMEAFIYNLNSMHSRAGNQVVFSSINLGTDTSEAGRKVTRNFLLAFERGLGRGENPIFPNIIFRLKKGINFEPGDPNYDLFQLALRVAAKRLNPTFSFMDSSFNQQYGDQVSYMGCRTRVMANRRGPEVTERRGNIAAVTLNLPRLAFKAKGNLEAFWQELFWLMEMGKRQLLHRLEVLKGLKVKDLPFIMGQKIYLGSENLGPEDSILPALVQGTFSIGFIGLAETLILLTGKHHGESPQAQELGLKIVKTMREKVDEFSEETDLNFALLATPAEGLAGRFTALDRKEFGNIPGVTDKVYYTNSFHVPVSYPIESFRKIEIEGPYHKYCNGGHISYVEFSAPPLNNLEALEAVIKHMAKNDMGYAGINYPLDFCESCGFLGVIAETCPACGGEQIRRVRRITGYLSTVDRFNDAKLAELYDRRPHGVG
- the nrdG gene encoding anaerobic ribonucleoside-triphosphate reductase activating protein, which gives rise to MAKLRIAGITRESVTDGPGIRLVVYTQGCPHRCEGCHNPETWDVSGGYEIDSEKILELIANNPLLAGLTVSGGEPFLQEKNLLELVLKVADLGRNTVIYTGYTFEELMKISEKKPEVLEILQTADYLVDGRFLQDLKNLKLPFRGSSNQRFIDLKKTFSQKQIVECQWE
- a CDS encoding MBL fold metallo-hydrolase RNA specificity domain-containing protein, with product MEITFYGAADTVTGSCYLLSFEGRKFLVDCGLFQGSKAIKERNYGDFPFNPSEIEFLLLTHAHIDHAGLIPKLVKQGFKGSIYATEPTVELAAVMLPDSGHVQEIEVERKNRKLRRAGKPEIEPIYTAQDAFLALPYFKKVEIEKPFSPLPGLEVTFFDAGHILGSAMIKLTFNDAGITREVVFSGDLGRNGRPFMKEPETISHADLLLLESTYGNRVRPEEGDLRGLLKVIIEKVYRRNGNLVIPAFAMERTQDIIYILNDLVENKEIPPVDVYIDSPLAVEITKLFKKYPMLFNGEYQEKLRHGDDPLTFPRLYFSITQEDSVKLNNINRAVIISASGMADAGRVRHHLKHNLWRKESAVLLVGYQAQDTLGRKLLDGVKQVKIMGEEIAVKAEIYHYDGLSAHADQEELLEFVGKFRQKPSLIYLVHGEEESRLVLKKLIEEKYQVPCYLPHYQETIPLFRDLTGDPEKMLIDKGINLLKTKKLSANAKALLEKLIGELEN
- the pgeF gene encoding peptidoglycan editing factor PgeF: MEYILEEKKRIQLFFFKKFRDFGVDAFFTTRIGGFSTGPYTSLNLALHVGDSRDLVIKNRELLTSIWDLEINSFIVAEQVHGNNIALVDYSDGGRGMKDLSSALKKTDGLITREKNLGLLTFYADCVPLYFLSPTPFIIGVAHAGWRGTLQEIGGKMVTNFVALGAKLENILCGIGPAIGPCCYEVGDDVAQSFSNRGFKNGVIRKDGKNFLNLWEINSEILIKTGIRPQNIELINLCTSCNKDLFFSYRRDFGVTGRMAAGIIKKEVLDENFSSG
- a CDS encoding response regulator transcription factor, with amino-acid sequence MKILVVDDETPIVELIKFNLEREGYKVLEAYDGIRALEIIKKELPDLIILDIMLPGMSGLEVCKNIRNNEKTAEIPIIMLSARGEEVDKILGLELGADDYMVKPFSPRELVARVKARLRRLEGREGKKEGVIKIKDIVIDQEKFAVYVKGQKMDFTPKEFELLKLLASNPGKVFTREYLLEKIWGYEFLGDTRTVDVHIRHIRQKIEDNPAEPVYIETVRGVGYRFGEEKK
- the pnpS gene encoding two-component system histidine kinase PnpS; translated protein: MRMKLGLLLLFFFNWVVFFLTKEGVITLLDGLLVLAIGYAIFSAFINKINKKLELLNKFTASWREGKYSKISYYNDHEIGKIVDNLNYLLEQLENCKKTVKEEENRLRAILAGINAGVMVLDREGRVILVNKGLEKLFGKLNFTGEPKPLLEVIRNYELEKFLAESLANLKEMSREIEFLLPNSKTILIHATPLKDEQDQKVGLVVVFDDITEERKLEKMRSEFIANVSHELRTPLTSIKGFLETLLDGALEDKTIAKHFLQIMNSETERLTRLIDDLLSLSKIEAKKVDFAPKPLNINDLVQKMKLLFKSRLEEKGLSFVSTVPDDLPPVLADGDMISQVLINLLDNAIKYTPTGGKIELLAKVKEPFVEIAVKDTGIGIPEESQKRIFERFYRVDKARSRELGGTGLGLAIVKHIIDLHNGKVWVESKVGEGSTFGFSLPITQQKED
- the phoU gene encoding phosphate signaling complex protein PhoU produces the protein MTVRQNFDKALNELEQEILRMGSMVERAIYDAVDSLAKQDVNLAQKIIIGDQEINQLETEIEDRLVTLIATQQPIARDLRRIITGIKIITNLERMGDHAVDIARVTKRLAGQPLIKPLVDIPRMAKISQQMVKDGLDAYVRSDVEKAKYMCSLDDEVDHLYSQVFRELLTYMMEDPKTIAQATSLLFVARFLERIADYATNIGEAVIYLVTGERYDLNL
- a CDS encoding HlyD family efflux transporter periplasmic adaptor subunit; the encoded protein is MPTRKVVAFKRKKKSYKAVFFYSLLGVLIFFIFLNFGKNLLVQYLNPVGYLEWQVIEEGIKGEGYLFKKEVLVYAQASGIIKTKKTWSKVRKGDIVLEIEDTSNHALTKMKAPMNGIFVPVTDGLEFIGPDNLENINPEKIFQLYKPTVLGNEVVEGQPVGKIIDNLDTVILALPGVEKKGLFREGQDYQIKINDDLEVKAEFLRFSSGNALFSLPFYPDELLKLRKVKVFVNTSEKGGFLVPKSALRSIANKTYLYTLKNEEVVLTPVKIIKNFENNVLVEGEKESKDELLGKKYLIRPFLVRPGDKIYINT